A window of the Euzebya pacifica genome harbors these coding sequences:
- a CDS encoding response regulator — translation MQVLLVDDNPGDVLLMQETFEELHVGVDVLTASDGAEALATLDRGVTSGRLPDLVVLDLNMPGMNGIEVLQTVRANEDLRHLPVIIMTSTAAEEEVVEAYRSYASSFVTKPQRPGEMTEALRSLDAFWLRIAQLPKT, via the coding sequence TTGCAGGTACTGCTGGTGGACGACAACCCCGGTGACGTGCTGCTGATGCAGGAGACGTTCGAGGAGCTGCACGTCGGCGTCGACGTCCTCACCGCCAGCGACGGCGCCGAGGCGTTGGCGACCCTCGATCGTGGGGTCACCAGCGGTCGGCTGCCCGACCTGGTGGTCCTGGACCTGAACATGCCCGGGATGAACGGGATCGAGGTCCTGCAGACCGTGCGTGCCAACGAGGACCTCCGGCATCTCCCCGTGATCATCATGACGTCAACGGCTGCAGAGGAGGAGGTCGTGGAGGCCTACCGTTCCTACGCGTCCAGCTTCGTCACCAAGCCACAGCGGCCGGGGGAGATGACCGAGGCCCTCCGCAGCCTGGACGCCTTCTGGCTGCGCATCGCCCAGCTCCCCAAGACGTGA
- a CDS encoding sensor histidine kinase, with product MTRILLIEDNPGDALIVEEALEEGVHGEVTCVVAETLAEGLDALDAHDIACVLCDLGLPGVQGTDAVGALVDAHPDVPVIVLTGQRGAEVAVEALAAGAQDYIVKAADLDPDALARAIRYAIDRHRIRGELRRANERLSEFAGVVAHDLKAPLAGLVGYLKLASRQAADDTLTMMLDRAGASANELASIIDTLLDFARFSSAGVPERVHMAALTSDLVTAFDPILQQQGGRIVVSDIPDVMADESALRHAMHNLVANALKYAHPERPPMVRIDGAIHGDRVRVSVSDNGLGIPLDAREQVFEMGVQLTPGSPGIGLGLPSVRNVVQANGGQVWVEDGPDGVGTTIVLSLPTPADVQIALDQPHTHR from the coding sequence GTGACCAGGATCCTGCTGATCGAGGACAACCCCGGCGATGCGCTCATCGTCGAGGAAGCGCTGGAGGAGGGCGTGCACGGCGAGGTGACCTGCGTCGTCGCCGAGACCCTGGCCGAGGGGCTCGACGCCCTCGACGCCCACGACATCGCCTGCGTGCTCTGCGACCTCGGGCTGCCGGGGGTCCAGGGCACCGACGCGGTGGGCGCGCTGGTCGACGCGCATCCCGACGTGCCGGTGATCGTCCTCACCGGCCAGCGTGGCGCAGAAGTTGCGGTGGAGGCGCTCGCCGCAGGGGCGCAGGACTACATCGTCAAGGCGGCCGACCTCGACCCCGACGCGCTGGCCCGTGCGATCCGTTACGCCATCGACCGCCACCGCATCCGGGGCGAGCTGCGGCGGGCCAACGAACGTCTCAGCGAGTTCGCCGGCGTGGTCGCACACGACCTGAAGGCGCCGTTGGCCGGACTCGTCGGGTACCTCAAGCTGGCCAGCCGACAGGCCGCTGACGACACGTTGACCATGATGCTGGACCGGGCGGGGGCGTCGGCCAACGAGCTGGCCAGCATCATCGACACGTTGCTGGACTTCGCCCGGTTCTCCTCCGCGGGTGTGCCCGAGCGCGTCCACATGGCGGCGTTGACGTCCGACCTGGTCACCGCATTCGACCCGATCCTGCAGCAGCAGGGTGGCCGCATCGTCGTGTCCGACATCCCCGACGTGATGGCCGACGAGTCGGCCCTTCGGCATGCCATGCACAACCTCGTCGCCAACGCCCTGAAGTACGCCCATCCGGAGCGTCCGCCGATGGTGCGCATCGACGGGGCCATCCACGGTGATCGGGTTCGCGTGTCGGTCTCCGACAACGGCCTGGGCATCCCACTGGACGCACGCGAGCAGGTCTTCGAGATGGGCGTCCAGCTGACGCCGGGATCGCCGGGCATCGGTCTGGGCCTGCCCTCGGTGCGCAACGTGGTGCAGGCCAACGGCGGGCAGGTCTGGGTCGAAGACGGCCCCGACGGCGTCGGGACCACCATCGTGCTGTCCCTGCCCACCCCCGCCGACGTCCAGATCGCCCTGGACCAGCCCCACACCCACCGCTAG
- the metH gene encoding methionine synthase, with amino-acid sequence MSSFLDELARRVLVFDGAMGVSLQERNLTLEDFDGLEGCNEILVRTRPDVLQDLHAAFLDVGVDAVETDSFGGAPWVLDEYDLGEDTEELNRLSAEVARRACDEASGQRWVIGSIGPGTRSPTLSLTKGPEAGDWIDFDTMVAGYIRQVRGLLAGGSDVLIIETAFDLLQVKAAVAASHDAMQAEGVTVPIIASVTIEQGINTMLLGSEISAAVTALDPLGIDVIGLNCATGPDDMREQVRYLSANSRKPISVIPNAGIPEMIDGETCYPLSPEALAAAHVEFVQDLGVQLVGGCCGTTPEHLRHVVDAVRDLTPAPRQVTWTPALSSLYSAVPIEQELSFHIIGERLNANGSRKFKETMLDGDLEQMLTIAKTQTAEGANSLDVCVDYVGRDGTADMVNLVSHLATKSTLPLVVDSTEIEVVESALKRLGGRAVINSVNLEDGRRKADVLFPMAKRYGSALIALAIDEEGQARTADWKVDVCKRIADIGIGEFGLEASDLIFDTLTFPLGSGQEDLRKDGLATLEAIERVKAEIPGCFTTLGVSNVSFGLSPAARQALNSVFLHEAVERGLDSAIVHASKILPLSRIEEEARIVCTDLVYDRRGKAGLNGTGGADYDPLHRLMALFEGVTGTQSTKESLAELPLTERLEQRIIDGERDGLPADLDAAMAEGIVPLDIINVHLLAGMKVVGERFGSGEMQLPFVLQSAETMKAAVAHLEPFMDSADATGKARVVLATVKGDVHDIGKNLVDIILTNNGFEVRNIGIKQPIDAIITAAEEFGADAIGLSGLLVKSTVVMRDDLDELARRRLDHYPVLLGGAALTRNYVEIDLRERYEGPLFYCKDAFSGLRVMDEVAARKKGEDPGPAWGREVGERRVKSTGGDIEEPDTSEVVAPTVATDVPVPTPPFWGSRVTRGISLDEIAGYLNRTTLFRNQWGFDRDQAEKGEEALRNVMAMARAESLLVPEAVHGYFACQSDGNDLVVYADPDGDEVAARFTFPRQTRGRRLCIPDFFRSVASGERDVIAFHAVTMGRRVSERAAELFAADAYTDYLYLHGLGVEMAEALAEMWHTRIRRELGIDGDDATEVTGLFKQGYQGSRYSFGYAACPDLESRKPLFELLGAERIGLELSEEFQLVPEQSTDALIVHHPEAKYFNAR; translated from the coding sequence ATGAGCAGCTTCCTCGATGAACTCGCCCGCCGCGTCCTCGTCTTCGACGGCGCGATGGGTGTCTCGCTGCAGGAACGCAACCTCACCCTCGAGGACTTCGACGGGCTGGAGGGGTGCAACGAGATCCTCGTGCGCACGCGTCCCGACGTCCTGCAGGACCTCCACGCGGCGTTCCTCGACGTCGGGGTCGACGCCGTGGAGACCGACAGCTTCGGCGGGGCCCCGTGGGTCCTCGACGAGTACGACCTGGGCGAGGACACCGAGGAGCTCAACCGGCTGTCGGCGGAGGTCGCCCGCCGGGCCTGTGACGAGGCCTCCGGACAGCGGTGGGTCATCGGCTCGATCGGCCCCGGTACCCGTTCCCCCACCCTGTCGCTGACCAAGGGGCCCGAGGCAGGCGACTGGATCGACTTCGACACGATGGTCGCTGGCTACATCCGCCAGGTACGTGGCCTGCTCGCCGGTGGCAGCGACGTGCTGATCATCGAGACGGCGTTCGACCTGCTGCAGGTCAAGGCGGCCGTTGCCGCGTCTCACGACGCGATGCAGGCCGAGGGCGTCACCGTCCCCATCATCGCCTCGGTCACCATCGAGCAGGGCATCAACACGATGTTGCTCGGCTCGGAGATCAGCGCCGCCGTCACGGCGCTGGACCCCCTCGGCATCGACGTCATCGGCCTGAACTGCGCGACCGGCCCCGACGACATGCGGGAACAGGTCCGCTACCTCTCGGCCAACTCGCGCAAGCCGATCTCGGTCATCCCCAACGCCGGCATCCCCGAGATGATCGACGGCGAGACCTGCTACCCGCTGTCCCCCGAGGCGCTGGCGGCCGCCCACGTGGAGTTCGTGCAGGACCTCGGCGTCCAGCTCGTCGGCGGATGCTGTGGGACCACACCGGAGCACCTTCGCCATGTCGTCGACGCGGTCCGCGACCTGACACCGGCCCCGCGGCAGGTCACGTGGACACCGGCCCTGTCGTCGCTGTACAGCGCCGTGCCGATCGAGCAGGAGCTCAGCTTCCACATCATCGGCGAACGGCTGAACGCCAACGGGTCGCGCAAGTTCAAGGAAACGATGCTCGACGGCGACCTCGAGCAGATGTTGACGATCGCCAAGACCCAGACCGCGGAGGGCGCCAACTCCCTGGACGTCTGCGTGGACTACGTCGGGCGCGACGGCACCGCCGACATGGTCAACCTCGTCAGCCACCTGGCGACCAAGTCGACGCTGCCGCTGGTGGTGGACTCCACCGAGATCGAGGTCGTCGAGTCGGCCCTCAAGCGCCTCGGCGGCCGGGCGGTCATCAACTCCGTCAACCTCGAGGACGGTCGTCGCAAGGCCGACGTGCTGTTCCCGATGGCCAAGCGCTACGGATCGGCGCTCATCGCGCTGGCCATCGACGAGGAGGGCCAGGCCCGCACCGCCGACTGGAAGGTCGACGTCTGCAAGCGGATCGCCGACATCGGCATCGGCGAGTTCGGGCTCGAGGCCTCCGACCTGATCTTCGACACCCTCACCTTCCCGCTCGGCTCCGGCCAGGAGGACCTCCGCAAGGACGGGCTGGCCACGCTGGAGGCCATCGAACGGGTCAAGGCCGAGATCCCGGGCTGCTTCACCACCCTCGGCGTCTCCAACGTCTCCTTCGGGCTGTCACCGGCCGCCCGGCAGGCGCTCAACAGCGTCTTCCTCCACGAGGCCGTCGAGCGGGGCCTCGACTCCGCCATCGTGCACGCCAGCAAGATCCTGCCGCTGTCCCGCATCGAGGAGGAAGCGCGGATCGTCTGCACCGACCTCGTGTACGACCGTCGCGGCAAGGCGGGCCTGAACGGCACCGGCGGCGCCGACTACGACCCGCTGCACCGCCTCATGGCCCTGTTCGAGGGGGTCACCGGCACGCAATCGACCAAGGAGTCGCTGGCCGAGCTGCCGCTGACCGAACGCCTCGAGCAGCGCATCATCGACGGCGAGCGAGACGGCCTGCCCGCCGACCTCGACGCCGCCATGGCCGAGGGAATCGTGCCGCTCGACATCATCAACGTGCACCTGCTCGCGGGCATGAAGGTCGTCGGCGAGCGCTTCGGATCGGGCGAGATGCAGCTGCCGTTCGTGCTGCAGTCCGCCGAGACGATGAAGGCCGCCGTCGCCCACCTCGAACCGTTCATGGACAGCGCCGACGCCACCGGCAAGGCCCGCGTCGTGCTGGCCACCGTGAAGGGCGACGTGCACGACATCGGCAAGAACCTGGTCGACATCATCCTGACCAACAACGGGTTCGAGGTCCGCAACATCGGCATCAAGCAGCCGATCGACGCGATCATCACCGCAGCCGAGGAGTTCGGTGCCGACGCGATCGGCCTGTCCGGCCTGCTGGTGAAGTCCACCGTCGTCATGCGCGACGACCTCGACGAGCTCGCCCGCCGGCGGCTGGACCACTACCCCGTCCTCCTCGGTGGCGCCGCCCTGACCCGCAACTACGTCGAGATCGACCTGCGGGAGCGCTACGAGGGTCCGTTGTTCTACTGCAAGGACGCCTTCAGCGGCCTGCGGGTCATGGACGAGGTCGCCGCTCGCAAGAAGGGCGAGGACCCCGGGCCCGCGTGGGGCCGTGAGGTCGGCGAACGTCGCGTCAAGTCCACCGGCGGGGACATCGAGGAGCCCGACACCAGCGAGGTCGTCGCCCCCACCGTCGCCACCGATGTACCGGTCCCCACCCCACCGTTCTGGGGCAGCCGGGTGACCAGGGGCATCTCCCTCGACGAGATCGCCGGTTACCTGAACAGGACGACGTTGTTCCGCAACCAGTGGGGCTTCGATCGTGACCAGGCCGAGAAGGGGGAGGAGGCGTTGCGCAACGTCATGGCCATGGCGCGCGCCGAGTCACTGCTCGTCCCCGAAGCGGTGCACGGCTACTTCGCCTGCCAGTCCGACGGCAACGACCTCGTCGTGTACGCCGACCCCGACGGCGACGAGGTCGCCGCGCGGTTCACCTTCCCCCGCCAGACCCGCGGACGGCGGTTGTGCATCCCCGACTTCTTCCGTTCGGTGGCCTCCGGCGAACGCGACGTCATCGCCTTCCACGCGGTCACGATGGGCCGCCGGGTCAGCGAGCGCGCCGCCGAGCTGTTCGCCGCCGACGCCTACACCGACTACCTGTACCTGCACGGGCTCGGCGTGGAGATGGCCGAGGCGCTGGCGGAGATGTGGCACACCCGCATCCGTCGCGAGCTGGGCATCGACGGCGACGACGCGACCGAGGTCACCGGCCTGTTCAAGCAGGGCTACCAGGGCTCGCGCTACTCCTTCGGCTACGCCGCCTGCCCGGACCTGGAGTCGCGCAAGCCGCTCTTCGAGCTGCTCGGGGCCGAACGCATCGGCCTGGAGCTGTCGGAGGAGTTCCAGCTGGTCCCCGAGCAGTCCACCGACGCCCTCATCGTCCACCACCCCGAGGCGAAATACTTCAACGCGCGCTGA
- a CDS encoding response regulator transcription factor produces MSPATTTIVVDDQEDIRFLIRHLIELSDGNLEVVAEAEDGETCLKVLEDLPLHDPQVIVIDWMMPGLNGIETALRIRETRPNARIILCSAFGDPTLEAEARAAGIDRFLSKERMNEIPDAIARLVEDT; encoded by the coding sequence ATGTCACCTGCCACCACGACCATCGTCGTCGACGACCAAGAGGACATCCGTTTCCTGATCCGCCACCTGATCGAGCTCTCCGACGGGAACCTCGAGGTCGTCGCCGAGGCCGAGGACGGTGAGACCTGCCTGAAGGTGCTCGAGGACCTCCCGTTGCACGACCCCCAGGTGATCGTGATCGACTGGATGATGCCCGGCCTCAACGGCATCGAGACCGCGCTGCGAATCCGCGAGACCCGTCCCAACGCCCGCATCATCCTGTGCTCGGCGTTCGGTGATCCGACCCTGGAGGCCGAGGCGCGGGCGGCCGGTATCGACCGGTTCCTGTCGAAGGAACGCATGAACGAGATACCCGACGCCATCGCCCGGCTCGTCGAGGACACCTGA
- a CDS encoding response regulator transcription factor, producing MTHVLVCDDAADLRLLMQITLESSGHRVTTADGGIAALQLLGELDDIDVIVLDVQMPAVDGWHVLEAVRNHPFHQHVPVLMCTVKFSHEDLVHAWTLGCDGYLNKPFDLDALTNTVQALHASDLQTRVARRHDELKALASSQHS from the coding sequence ATGACCCATGTCCTCGTCTGCGACGATGCGGCCGACCTCCGGCTGCTGATGCAGATCACGCTGGAGTCGAGCGGACATCGGGTGACCACCGCGGACGGCGGGATCGCCGCGCTGCAGCTGCTCGGCGAGCTCGACGACATCGACGTGATCGTGCTCGACGTCCAGATGCCGGCCGTCGACGGGTGGCACGTGCTCGAAGCCGTCCGCAACCATCCGTTCCACCAGCACGTTCCCGTGCTGATGTGCACGGTGAAGTTCTCCCACGAGGACCTCGTGCACGCGTGGACGCTGGGCTGCGACGGCTACCTCAACAAGCCCTTCGACCTCGACGCCCTCACCAACACCGTCCAGGCCCTGCACGCCAGCGACCTCCAGACCCGCGTCGCACGCCGCCACGACGAGCTGAAGGCACTCGCCTCCAGCCAGCACTCCTGA
- a CDS encoding sensor histidine kinase has translation MSYPTSTSLPVPVGDLAARRILAFIRVLTALVVTALLSIDTIAAPELVAWGAGLIWLPTAAGLWFAEEGPARTRTLWIGIVLDLVVAGCLMGIAPASASTVMVMLVPFAAGVAYRSGVVPGAAFGTALLAVRWGVAILADSGPIDPLVEVVDTLALIGVLLVVGRALTVQKRDARSVAESAQRSDHILERSSEGIVVTGSGGVIRQVNPAAERSLGVKHANELVGGTCNERLSLHQDSDALDCRRTCALAAMCHDDQGVQVWRDMDGVRQPLLATASRLSGQGEETQFLHSFRDITRLRQADEAKTMFLATASHELKTPLTVIRGFAQVLRRTVPDTDAQIALEAIETRSAELANIVDRLLLSSRIESGRVDLEIEPIDVSDILRTRMRGLSNSLGRTIHVDVEDDLLALASSDALITALDHLLDNAAKYSPGGQDLEITAARADGGIAIAVTDRGIGMTQEQLDQCFDRFWQAEATDVRRFGGTGIGLYIVESLVNGMNGRVEATSTLGQGTTFTVVLPVADGPDHVVDISGTAASAHSSVDEFMRQLGLPARSTG, from the coding sequence ATGTCCTATCCCACGTCCACCTCGCTGCCGGTTCCCGTCGGTGACCTCGCTGCGCGGCGCATCCTTGCGTTCATCCGGGTCCTCACGGCACTGGTGGTCACCGCGCTGCTGTCGATCGACACGATCGCTGCCCCGGAGCTGGTGGCGTGGGGGGCAGGCCTGATCTGGCTGCCGACGGCCGCGGGCCTCTGGTTCGCCGAGGAAGGCCCCGCCCGGACCCGAACGCTGTGGATCGGCATCGTCCTGGACCTGGTCGTGGCGGGCTGCCTGATGGGCATCGCCCCGGCCTCGGCATCCACGGTGATGGTGATGCTGGTGCCGTTCGCGGCCGGCGTGGCCTACCGCTCCGGTGTGGTCCCCGGCGCAGCCTTCGGGACGGCGCTGCTCGCGGTGCGATGGGGAGTTGCGATCCTTGCCGACAGCGGACCCATCGACCCGCTGGTCGAGGTCGTCGACACCCTGGCCCTGATCGGGGTGCTGCTCGTGGTCGGCCGCGCGCTGACCGTGCAGAAGCGTGACGCTCGCAGCGTGGCCGAGTCCGCCCAGCGGTCCGACCACATCCTCGAACGGTCCAGCGAGGGCATCGTCGTGACCGGCAGCGGCGGCGTCATCCGCCAGGTCAATCCCGCGGCGGAACGCTCCCTCGGGGTGAAGCACGCCAACGAACTCGTCGGTGGCACCTGCAACGAGCGGCTGTCGTTGCACCAGGACAGCGACGCGCTGGACTGTCGTCGGACCTGTGCGCTGGCGGCGATGTGCCATGACGACCAGGGAGTGCAGGTCTGGCGCGACATGGACGGCGTCAGGCAACCCCTGCTGGCAACCGCCTCGCGACTGTCCGGCCAGGGCGAGGAGACCCAGTTCCTGCACTCGTTCCGCGACATCACCCGGCTCCGGCAGGCCGACGAGGCCAAGACGATGTTCCTGGCCACCGCCTCCCACGAGCTGAAGACCCCGCTGACGGTGATCCGCGGGTTCGCCCAGGTCCTGCGACGGACCGTGCCGGACACCGACGCGCAGATCGCACTCGAGGCCATCGAGACCCGCAGCGCAGAGCTGGCGAACATCGTGGACCGCCTGCTGCTCAGCTCGCGCATCGAGTCCGGACGCGTGGACCTGGAGATCGAACCCATCGACGTCAGCGACATCCTGCGGACGCGGATGCGCGGCCTCAGCAACTCGCTCGGTCGGACCATCCACGTCGACGTCGAGGACGACCTGCTCGCGCTGGCGAGCAGCGACGCGCTGATCACCGCCCTGGACCACCTCCTGGACAACGCGGCCAAGTACTCCCCCGGCGGACAGGACCTGGAGATCACCGCCGCCCGCGCCGACGGGGGAATCGCCATCGCCGTCACCGATCGGGGCATCGGCATGACCCAGGAGCAGCTCGACCAGTGCTTCGACCGCTTCTGGCAGGCCGAGGCGACGGACGTTCGACGATTCGGCGGCACCGGGATCGGCCTGTACATCGTCGAGTCCCTGGTCAACGGCATGAACGGACGGGTCGAGGCCACCTCCACCCTGGGGCAGGGCACGACGTTCACCGTGGTCCTGCCCGTCGCTGACGGTCCCGACCACGTCGTCGACATCTCCGGCACGGCCGCATCGGCCCACTCCAGCGTCGACGAGTTCATGCGCCAGCTCGGCCTGCCGGCACGGAGCACCGGATGA
- a CDS encoding GNAT family N-acetyltransferase: protein MSVPDPVDYTGDIVLTDGQTVRVRPIRHDDFEAMTAMWQRLSPETIRLRFFAPQQLSDAQIRYLTDVDGHDRFALVAEVRDRIIAVARFDRLPEAPDSAEFAVTVEDAEQGRGLGTALLRQLLQPARDRGITQFHGEILKLNRSMMAVMKAAGFEPAFKDYGDVVTATFTTTPTEALLEKAGELDRRAARKALEAVFSPAAVAVIGASRDPGSIGGVVLSSLLHGGYSGPVYPVNPHTPHVQSVAAYPTLEACPTVPDTVFVCVPAPLVESVVDQAGELGVRAAVLIGTGFSESGDQGAAMEAEVLRTARRHGIRLIGPNCMGVLNAAEDIRLNGTFAPSLPPAGRVGVSSQSGTLGMAILDASDRLGLGLSTFASIGNKSDISSNDLLQYWEADDATDVIVLYLESFGNPRTFARIARRIGRRKPVVVVKADRRGSDDAIVQAMFDQTGVVRVPTLDQMFAVTSLLASQPLPSGHRVGIVSNGVGPAILAADACEANGLEVAVPDPDVVQRLADELSVLGDPSNPLVLRGDATPADMAAAVRLLGTSGAVDALLVIDAPPLRRGQSVLAEELAEASAEVTVPMITVLMSTDQTPTALRRAGLPTVPFPEGAAEALAHVADHAHWRRQPLGNVVTFDDADIDTATAIVGDALASTDDVWLPAGQANALLRAHAIPCAEHRIVADGAAAAAAQEELGGPVVVKPAAPVEKTELGVVRLGLSRPGQIADAVAAMERDLRRRGREDALAEGWLVQQMIPDGVETTIAIVSDPTFGPTLQLGMGGTLAELLADRTVKVLPLTDLDVDDMLQRMRGFPLLTGYRGSSPVDVGALRTVLLRLGAMAEAHPEIVELELNPVFVRRHGTSVVDARVHLRAPGLSRR, encoded by the coding sequence GTGAGCGTCCCGGACCCCGTCGACTACACCGGCGACATCGTCCTGACCGACGGGCAGACGGTCCGCGTTCGCCCGATCCGGCACGATGACTTCGAGGCGATGACCGCGATGTGGCAGCGACTGTCGCCGGAGACCATCCGGCTGCGGTTCTTCGCCCCGCAGCAGCTGAGCGACGCCCAGATCAGGTACCTGACCGATGTCGACGGGCACGATCGTTTCGCGCTGGTGGCCGAGGTGCGCGACCGCATCATCGCCGTGGCCCGCTTCGATCGGTTGCCCGAGGCACCCGACAGCGCGGAGTTCGCCGTCACCGTCGAGGACGCCGAACAGGGCCGTGGGCTCGGCACGGCGTTGCTGCGCCAGCTGCTCCAGCCCGCGCGTGACCGCGGCATCACCCAGTTCCACGGCGAGATCCTGAAGCTCAACCGGTCGATGATGGCGGTCATGAAGGCCGCGGGGTTCGAGCCGGCGTTCAAGGACTACGGCGACGTCGTGACGGCCACGTTCACCACGACGCCGACCGAAGCGCTCCTCGAGAAGGCTGGTGAGCTGGACCGTCGTGCGGCCCGCAAGGCCCTCGAAGCGGTCTTCAGCCCCGCCGCGGTGGCGGTCATCGGGGCCAGCCGCGACCCCGGGTCCATCGGCGGCGTGGTGTTGTCCAGCCTGCTCCACGGCGGGTACAGCGGTCCGGTCTACCCGGTCAACCCCCACACCCCCCACGTCCAGTCCGTCGCGGCGTACCCGACCCTGGAGGCCTGCCCCACGGTCCCCGACACCGTCTTCGTCTGTGTGCCCGCCCCGCTGGTGGAATCCGTGGTCGACCAGGCCGGCGAGCTGGGTGTCCGTGCCGCCGTCCTGATCGGGACGGGGTTCTCGGAGTCCGGCGACCAGGGCGCCGCGATGGAGGCCGAGGTCCTGCGCACGGCACGGCGCCACGGGATCCGCCTGATCGGCCCGAACTGCATGGGCGTCCTCAACGCCGCGGAGGACATCCGCCTCAACGGCACCTTCGCGCCGTCGTTGCCCCCGGCGGGCCGGGTCGGGGTGTCCAGCCAGTCCGGCACCCTCGGCATGGCCATCCTCGACGCCAGCGACCGGTTGGGGCTGGGCCTGTCGACCTTCGCCTCCATCGGCAACAAGAGCGACATCTCCTCCAACGACCTGCTGCAGTACTGGGAAGCCGACGACGCCACCGACGTGATCGTGCTGTACCTGGAGTCCTTCGGCAATCCCCGCACGTTCGCCCGCATCGCCCGACGCATCGGCCGCCGCAAGCCCGTGGTCGTGGTCAAGGCGGACCGCCGCGGCAGCGACGACGCCATCGTCCAGGCCATGTTCGACCAGACCGGGGTGGTACGGGTGCCGACCCTGGACCAGATGTTCGCTGTCACGTCGTTGCTGGCCAGCCAGCCCCTGCCGTCGGGACACCGGGTCGGCATCGTGTCCAACGGCGTCGGGCCCGCGATCCTCGCCGCCGACGCCTGCGAGGCCAACGGCCTGGAGGTCGCCGTCCCGGACCCCGATGTCGTGCAACGGCTCGCCGACGAGCTGTCGGTCCTCGGCGACCCGTCCAACCCCTTGGTGCTGCGGGGCGACGCCACCCCCGCCGACATGGCCGCTGCCGTGCGCCTCCTCGGCACCTCGGGTGCCGTCGATGCGCTGCTGGTGATCGACGCGCCACCACTCCGTCGTGGACAGTCGGTCCTGGCGGAGGAGCTGGCCGAGGCGTCGGCGGAGGTGACCGTGCCGATGATCACGGTGTTGATGAGCACCGACCAGACGCCGACGGCCCTGCGCCGGGCTGGCCTGCCGACAGTGCCATTCCCGGAAGGCGCAGCCGAGGCGCTGGCCCACGTGGCCGACCACGCCCACTGGCGACGTCAGCCGCTGGGCAACGTGGTGACGTTCGACGACGCCGACATCGACACGGCCACCGCGATCGTCGGCGACGCGCTGGCCTCGACCGATGACGTCTGGCTGCCGGCCGGGCAGGCCAACGCCCTGCTGCGCGCCCACGCCATTCCCTGCGCCGAGCATCGTATCGTGGCCGACGGTGCCGCTGCCGCAGCTGCCCAGGAGGAGCTGGGGGGACCGGTTGTCGTCAAGCCAGCTGCGCCCGTTGAGAAGACCGAGCTCGGCGTGGTCAGGCTGGGGCTCTCCCGGCCCGGACAGATCGCCGACGCGGTCGCAGCCATGGAACGCGACCTGCGGCGTCGCGGACGAGAGGATGCCCTGGCCGAGGGCTGGCTGGTCCAGCAGATGATCCCCGACGGGGTCGAGACGACGATCGCCATCGTCTCCGACCCCACGTTCGGTCCGACCCTGCAGCTCGGCATGGGCGGCACCCTGGCCGAGCTGCTGGCCGACCGCACTGTCAAGGTGTTGCCGCTCACCGACCTCGACGTCGACGACATGCTGCAGCGCATGCGCGGGTTTCCCCTGCTCACGGGGTACCGGGGTTCGAGTCCGGTCGACGTGGGGGCGCTGCGAACGGTCCTGCTGCGGCTGGGGGCCATGGCCGAGGCGCACCCCGAGATCGTGGAGCTGGAGCTCAATCCGGTGTTCGTCCGACGGCACGGCACCAGCGTGGTCGACGCGCGAGTCCACCTGCGCGCGCCAGGGCTGTCCCGGCGCTGA
- a CDS encoding flavin reductase family protein, whose protein sequence is MPTFDPADLSPDATYHLLSALVVPRPIAWVGSIGRDGVANLAPHSFFNVVSNDPPIVHFTSSGTKDTLTNIRAHPEFTVSLVTSDLLAAMNTTAVAAPPGEDEFALAGLEPAESVTVAPPRVAASPAALECTVRTVLSMGSGHMVFGDVTHLHVDDAVWRDGRVDHEVLAPVGRLSGSRYAMPGTIRELKRPSWADLEAGTS, encoded by the coding sequence ATGCCGACCTTCGACCCTGCGGACCTGTCGCCGGACGCCACCTACCACCTGTTGAGCGCCCTCGTCGTTCCACGGCCCATCGCCTGGGTCGGCAGCATCGGTCGGGACGGCGTTGCGAACCTGGCGCCCCACTCGTTCTTCAACGTCGTGTCCAACGATCCCCCGATCGTGCACTTCACGTCATCGGGAACCAAGGACACGTTGACCAACATCCGCGCGCACCCGGAGTTCACGGTCTCCCTGGTCACGTCCGACCTGCTTGCCGCCATGAACACGACGGCTGTCGCCGCCCCACCCGGCGAGGACGAGTTCGCCCTCGCCGGCCTCGAGCCCGCCGAGTCCGTCACGGTCGCCCCGCCCCGCGTCGCCGCCTCCCCCGCAGCGCTGGAGTGCACCGTCCGCACGGTCCTGTCGATGGGCAGCGGGCACATGGTCTTCGGCGACGTCACCCATCTGCACGTCGACGACGCGGTGTGGCGCGACGGACGGGTCGACCACGAGGTGCTGGCGCCGGTCGGCCGGCTCAGCGGCAGTCGCTATGCGATGCCGGGCACGATCAGGGAGCTGAAGCGTCCGTCATGGGCGGACCTCGAGGCCGGCACGTCGTGA